A region of the Oscarella lobularis chromosome 17, ooOscLobu1.1, whole genome shotgun sequence genome:
TCAATGGATAAATCACGCTAACCTTTGTCAAAAGATGAGTTGGCAGCCTCAAGAATATGACCCATATTTATCAAAGCTTGTTTCGTCTGACattcgacgtcacttccggGAAAATCGCCactctaaagaaaaattagacaagGTATCGAATTTTTTAGGAGGAGGCCCCACATCAGGATCGAGTCCAAGTTGACCTGATACGTAGACGGTTTTGTCAACTACAATCGCTTGACTGcaacagagaagaaaaaaaaggtgCGCATCTAGACGCGATATCGCCTACGCGCTCGTAGAAATCACTTGTAAGGTCCTATAGCTTCAGGAGCAAGAGGAGTGTTAATGATGCGACGAACGACTGCAGAGGACATGACTCTTCGGGATGCACGGAACATGAAACAATGGCCTTAGCGCGAGGTGATCCATCACATGATGGCCGTGTACGTCATCGTTGAAAAGCTGAAGATAAACGTCCGCTTTATATCATAAACAAGGTGCGTCCTCTCCTACTGCTAAGGCAAGGGATGGAACTTCATAGGACACAAGACCCTACATGTATAATATAGGGGATTGCAGCCACCGGGATTCGGTGTCCGGTCGATTAGCATGATTACGCAAAAGTTATGAAAAGCAAGAGCACGCTGTCAGCTCATTGGACAACGCGAGAGGCGTGGACAGGAAAGCGTTTTCCGCTCacgcgcgtcgatcgtctccTCAGATAATCAAAGAACGGCGTGATAATTCGTCATTCGACCTCGTGCTTTCATCCGATCACAATGACCATGAAACTCTTCGTCTATTTTTCTCTCGGCATCGTGCTCGCTGCACACACTTCTCTCGCCCTCAACTGTTACTCGTGCCACAGTCCGTCAGAGGAGGAATGCTCGTCAGGAGAGATTAattccaagtactccaaaACGTGCCCAAACGGCGCAAACTCTTTCTGCGCTGTGACGAACACCGTCGGAAAATCAGACGATCTGACCATATCATTTGAAGTTCGCTTTTGCGCTGCGACGTGCGCAAACGGTTCGGTAACGGTCGGTCGCATAACCACGGAAACAAAATGTTGCACGACGAATAACTGCAACGGCGACTTCGACAGTGTCGTCAGCACTACCGGAAGTCAAAATGTGAACAAAGATTTCCAGTGCTACACCTGTGTATCGTCTTCCAGCTTGAGCTCGTGCACCGACAAAGTCACGTGCAGTGTCACCGACAACACGAAATTAGCctgtgcgacgacgaagtctaCTCTCGATTCAAGTTCCTATTCGAGTGGCTGCGCCACGCAGGCTGTGTGTGACGCTGCTGTAGCTTCGAAATCCTTTGGCTCTTTTACAAAAACGTCGTGCTGTGATACATCTTTGTGCAAGAGCGAttctgctgctgcggcggcCAAGTCGGGCTTTTTCGCTACCTTCTTTGCTGGTTTAGTTGCTTTGGTTTCAAACAGCTGAACAAATGAAAAAACTGCAAACAGTTGTGATTGCTTGCTAATGCTTTGCTTTGCGCTTTTTGGTCAGTGTTTGTTTGTACTGTAGCTTGTAGCGTGCGTTTGATGTTGCCCTGGACTACGAGAGGAACTCTTGTGCCCGTACACGACCGTTGGGGAATCAGCTAATCCGCGCCTAACCGCCTTATCGACTCTATTCAATGAGCACCGACATCGATAGCCACGTCACGAGTCGATACCAAATCCAGAAACGCGTCGGGAAAGGGGTAATTCTGTCATCTTTTCCATATCCGGACCATCGAACGCTCGAATCTCCTTTTTCTAGGCGTATGGCATCGTTTGGAAGGCGATCGACAAGAAAACGGGCGAAATAGTCGCTCTAAAGAAGATCTTCGATGCGTTTCAGAACGAAACGGACGCTCAAGTGCCTCAAAAACGCCGTTTTTTTGTCTCATCGCGctcgaatcgtttcttttctagagaACCTATCGAGAAATCATGTTTCTTCAGGTAAAACGCCCTCGTCGAACcaatcgacgacttcgttaCTAATTCTTTCTCGCGAAAAGGAATTTGGTCATcacgaaaacgtcgtaaaattattaaatgTTATAAGGGCGGACAATGATAAGGACATTTATCTCGTTTTCGAATACATGGGTAAAATCGTgatcaatttaaaattttcaattaaaacaTCTAATTTTAGATACTGATCTTCACGCCGTCATCAAAGCCAATATTCTCAAAGCGGTTCACAAGCAATATATCATGTATCAGGTAAACGAAGCGGGGGAGTTCAAaggcgaaaaaatcaaattttcaatttctccagCTGCTCAAGGCAATTCGATTCATTCACTCAGGCAACGTCGTTCACAGAGACCAAAAGCCCAGTAATATCCTTCTAAATTCCGACTGTTTTATCAAGGTATGTACTCcaatataattaataaatggAACCCAACCTTGAGACCCCaatatcaataattatttttaggtgGCTGATTTTGGCTTGGCTCGATCGGTCTCTCGATTTCACTACTCGTCTCACAGTAGCAGCATCGAAGGAATAAATCCAGCGATGACGGACTACGTAGCAACTCGCTGGTACCGCGCTCCAGAAATTCTTCTCGGCTCTCACAGGTAAAAGGAGAGAGATAAGTAGCACGTACTCTTAtcctatatatatagataCACTAAAGGAGTTGATATGTGGTCACTTGGTTGCATTCTCGGCGAATTGCTTCTAGGTAAAATATCCATCATCGtcactttaattaatgatttttttctcttagggAAACCTTTGTTTCCCGGGACGTCGTCCTTTtcgcaaattaatttgattatgGAAGCGCTGCCTCCGCCAACTCGCGAAGGCAaaacttgaaaaaatcataattttaatttttaaataatcGCAAATAGATATTGAGAGCATGAAAGCGCCCTACGCCCAACAGACCCTCAGTCAAATTAGACAGTAAGAACATCACATAGACACAAGTTCTATAAATcctctatttatttatttatttatttatcagtcgacgaagacgttctcTGCACGACAtcttttcttcctcgtcgcctGACGCACTCGATCTGCTCAGCCGACTTCTTCACTTTAATCCCAATAAGAGATTGACAGCTGAGCAAGCGTTGACTCATCCTTACGTAGCAAAGTACAGTATTTTGACCCccgataaataatttttttttcatgtgAGTGTGTGAGCAGATTCCATCAGCCCGAAAACGAGCccgttcttcgtcgcgacgtcgtgctGCGTTTGGACGACAACGATCATTTGAGCATAGAGGAATACAGAAAACAGCTGTATaaggtaaaagaaaaaagaccaAGGATCTCtattgtattttttttctataggatATTGCTGAACGAAGAAAGGAATTGAGAGAACGTCGTGAAGAAAGTATTAAAGTGGAGGAAAAACGAgaggaaacgaaagaggcggcggcgacgacggaagaaatagcgaaggagaaaagtCCTAATCCGCCTGCTGAAGAAGCGTCTGCAGTTCtctttcaacgacgacttccGCATCCTCGTTCTcacgacaatgacgacgacaatccATTtgtaataataaaattagaCGCGTCGCTTGATTATTTATAATCGAATGATGTTCTATCAGgtgtcgtcatcatcgtcacaAAAGCCGCCCATTGGACGACATCATCCTCGTTCGTCTAGTCTAAAAGCGACAGGTCCCGTCATAACGAGATCGCAGGACAAAGATCTCGCAGTCGTTAGCGCACGAATagtaaataaatcaataacacGTGATTATaataatctttaattaattatttgcaGATTCCTCAACGTCGTCCGGAATCGGCACGAGACGTCGCTCGAAGGGCGGCAATGCAACAGCCGGGACCTCCCTCCCACGCGCAGCGACGGCCCTACGGAAGCGGCGGTGCGAACGCCGGGGGCCCACCTCGTCCGTTATACGGGAAAGCAACGCATACATTTGCTACCGTATCCAAATCGAGCCTCGAAGCACTTCGCGATAGAAGATGGTAGAATAAGGacactttttttctctctcgcgcgcgcgcgcgcgcgaataGGCGTGTCTACGTAGGTGGGCACTAATCGAATTTTAACTGACGTCAGTCGTCTAGCGGTCGACCAATAGCCGTCCGACGCTTGAATTGAAGCCACGCTAATATAAACGGAGGCCCCAGCGCGACGAACGTGTCCGCCGCGTCCGCACGTCCCGTCACCGAAGCGTCGATCGACCGCGGACGGaaccaaaagaaaaaagagacgacTTCGGGGCGAGTTTTGCTACGGCGACAAAAGTAAGCTCCttcgcgccgtcgccgtcgcgcccGCGCGTAAATCGAACAAAGAAAGGCGACGCGGACACGAAAACAGATATTATTATTCGCGCGACGCAAgcgaaaaacgtttttgccCCCCCCTGCGCCGTGGCCAGCCCAAAGCAGGAGATCGATCCCCCGACGATCTATTTATAGCCTAGCGCgcgatcgtcttcgagaCCCACAGGCCAGCACACAGCCCGACGTGGCGCGTGGCTACGTAGGGCGGACGCAAGCGACTATTGTTATTCCAGGCGATGACGGagaccggcggcggcggcggcggcgcgcgcgGTGGAAAACGAAGCGGATCGACGCCCGATATTCATCGCGCCGTCGTTCAAGCTgccgtttcggcggcgatAGCGGGAGCCGCGGGCCAAGTGAGGCCCCCTCCCACTGTCGAGGTCAGCGGACTCTCGCCGACCCACTCACCCGGTACGTCCActctatcgtcgtcgtttctaaaGCGAAATGAGTTTGTTTTTCGCGAAGATTCGCCGCAAATTGCTTCTTCGCGTATGCTCGAAGCATCCGGGCCATCGCCTCAATCGCAACAACAGCGACTCTCGTCGCCGCAAccgcaacagcagcaacatcACGGtatcgaaaaaaaatcaaacgtttatttatttatttatttatttattgaatttAAAGAGGCGAGTCGaaatcgtcacgtgacgggaAGCGGAAATGGTTCAGGCGGTCTCAATGAGATGGAAGACTATGCGTCAGTTGCCGTATGCACTGTTCCAGGTCAgtatcaataatcaataactattattattatttctttttgttaGGTCGTTGCCAGTCGAATGGGGAATTGAGGCTAAGTCGTCTTCATAATCAAGGGCAGAGAATCGATGTCCCGGATGGATTTTCTCTAGTTGGAATGCGTTCGCCTCAGCTAGGAAGCATCATGATATTGGCAGTAGTCGATAAacggtaaataaataaataaataaataaattcaaattcataTTTTATCGTAGATATTTACCTGATGATCAGACGGGATTTTCTTTGCAAGGATTCAGTGGGAATTGCGTGGGCTGCGGTCGACAGGGATTTCGCTATTTCACCGAATTCTGCCATCATTGCAACATGAAATTAACGACGCAGCccaaaaagcaaaagcacATTCGCTTCTACGTCAATTGTTCGCCCCAGGGAACGCTAACGCGCGGCGAACCGATTCTATGGAGAGGTCCGTAATCAATATTTccaaattattattaatcttattttttttgtagcggaatcgaggaggagaacgagTGGAACTCCGGCGGTGAATTTGTCTCATTTGTCGGCTGTATTTCAGCAACATCATCAGATGCGTCACAGCCCTTCGCAGAGTCCACCCGATCATCACGTGAGAGTCGACGATTCCGCTACAGGAACCGCCTATGAAATGGAAACAGGTACGCACACATCATTCCTCCactcaataaataaataaataaataattagagTATCCAGGTCAAGACAATGACGCAAGACAAGCGTCACAGCCAAAGAGAATGAAATCAGAGTACGAAGATCAACCAGACGGAGTCCCATGtggtcagaaaaaaaatatagatTATTATCCTAATCCGTATTTTTCTCCCTCGCGCGTGTGTAGGTTCCATGCTTTCGGCGGCGGGCACAAACTACGTCACAGGcagaccgccgccgccttcaaAACAATCCGAACTCAATCTCCTCCAGCCGTCGCATCGCTCGCGAAGTTCCGACTATCTCCGCACCCCAATGGGGGGCGGACCTACAGTCTCCATAGCAACCGTCGCAacgacaacaacgacaacgaatcAATCGAAACGAGCGTCCCTTGCCGGACCCCTCATCACTCTGCAAGACGTCTCCGAAGACATTcaacaacgacgtcgactcaaCATGGTCAGTCGTGTTCTCTCACCTGACATTGATCTAcagacgtcatcgtcgacgtcatcgaagccGCTGCGAAGTCAATCGCTTACGAAACCGTCCTTTTCTCAttattcgtcgacgagtttgacggcggcggcggcgtatCGTAGCAACGCGGCCATTCAACGTCGACTTCCGGCTAAACCGGTTTTACTTTCCTGTCAAGATGCGCCGCTTCACGTCAAATTTCCTCACGTGATTATAAGCAATTTGCTACAGGGCTGTTTCGCCACGTCGCCTAAGGGAACGGAAACGCGAGAATCGCCGGATCGAGACgacggtgccgccgccggtgccgccgccgtcgccggaaGTCTCGTTTCGCTTCCAAGCGAAGCATTGGCTCTTCTCATCGTCAATTATTTCGCTTCCCTACCGGAATCCGATCTCGTTCAACGCGAATACGTTCAAGCGATGATCTATAGCGCGCGTCACGGCGAAGGGGCGTGGGCGAAACAGCACGTGAAACAGCAACATTCCATGCTTCTTACGCACACCCAATTGCCCTTTCTCGCTCGTCTCACCGCCTACGCGTCTCAGGGTCGAGTTCTCGTCATTACGGCGCCGTCCATTGGCGAAGGCGTCGAAGCGGCGCTCACTAAATTAGATACTGTTCAACATCTCCCGGATTATGTCATCATATTGCAAGCGTCCAAATATTGGTCTATTGAAGTGGGCGTGCTCGTCGTCAATCCCGTTCaatcgcgcgcgctagccGAAGCCATTGCTCAAGATGCGGGCGTCGACCCGGAAACCGTCAGCCAAGCGCCCGTACGCGAACGTCAATTCGTCAATCTCATTGCACACGGCATTGGCGCGATTCCCGGATTAAATCCGGGACTCGATTCATTTTTGAAACAATTTGCCGCCAATTTGGCGTCGAATCCGAACGGCGACGCCTTCTCGCCGTtcagcgaagacgaactcgatCTCATACAAGAGGAAGACGTTTCGCGCACGCTAGAACGCATTCGTCCCCACGCGGAACTCTTCGCGCACGCGGCGGAAGCGAcggtaacgcgcgctagccaAGAAGCGCTCGCCGGGCGACTCATGACTCGCATACGGGTTCTCTCCGACACGTGGCCACGTCATCTGGATTTAAGTCGATTTCGCGGCGGGGTGGAACTCGTTGTCATGGTTCCCATGGATCACGCTCTCTTTCATCAGaccgtttctcgtcttcgagcgTCGTATATTCTCGTTCAATTGGGACTCGTTTccgacgcggcggcgaataCGTACGAAGCGGCGGCACGTTACGTCATCAAGGGTCGTTATCATCCGGAGGAGTCGgcgaaattcgtcaaatTCGTTTCGCGCGTGCGTAAAAATccgacgacgctttttctcgtcgttcaagATGCCGCCCATCTCGGCTTGGGAAAGTACGAAGGCGAGCCGGCGAATCACGTCGTCGTGGACACGCGACTCAACTGCAAGGATCTACTCGAAGCCGATAACGTCATTGCTTTGCTCGTGACGTCGATGCCCTACGCATTGCAACACTGCTCATCTCGCGTTAGCCCGGACAACGAAGTTCATTGGGACGATGAAATGGATGCCGTcagcgggggcgggggcgggggcgggggagGT
Encoded here:
- the LOC136197174 gene encoding extracellular signal-regulated kinase 2-like, with amino-acid sequence MSTDIDSHVTSRYQIQKRVGKGAYGIVWKAIDKKTGEIVALKKIFDAFQNETDAQRTYREIMFLQEFGHHENVVKLLNVIRADNDKDIYLVFEYMDTDLHAVIKANILKAVHKQYIMYQLLKAIRFIHSGNVVHRDQKPSNILLNSDCFIKVADFGLARSVSRFHYSSHSSSIEGINPAMTDYVATRWYRAPEILLGSHRYTKGVDMWSLGCILGELLLGKPLFPGTSSFSQINLIMEALPPPTREDIESMKAPYAQQTLSQIRHRRRRSLHDIFSSSSPDALDLLSRLLHFNPNKRLTAEQALTHPYVAKFHQPENEPVLRRDVVLRLDDNDHLSIEEYRKQLYKDIAERRKELRERREESIKVEEKREETKEAAATTEEIAKEKSPNPPAEEASAVLFQRRLPHPRSHDNDDDNPFVSSSSSQKPPIGRHHPRSSSLKATGPVITRSQDKDLAVVSARIIPQRRPESARDVARRAAMQQPGPPSHAQRRPYGSGGANAGGPPRPLYGKATHTFATVSKSSLEALRDRRW
- the LOC136197265 gene encoding 2-iminobutanoate/2-iminopropanoate deaminase-like, with product MFRASRRVMSSAVVRRIINTPLAPEAIGPYNQAIVVDKTVYVSGQLGLDPDSGDFPGSDVECQTKQALINMGHILEAANSSFDKVVKTTVLLADINDYAKVNEIYAEYFTSFYPARAAFQAGALPKAAKVEIEAIAIAGDVIDEK
- the LOC136197559 gene encoding uncharacterized protein, whose product is MTMKLFVYFSLGIVLAAHTSLALNCYSCHSPSEEECSSGEINSKYSKTCPNGANSFCAVTNTVGKSDDLTISFEVRFCAATCANGSVTVGRITTETKCCTTNNCNGDFDSVVSTTGSQNVNKDFQCYTCVSSSSLSSCTDKVTCSVTDNTKLACATTKSTLDSSSYSSGCATQAVCDAAVASKSFGSFTKTSCCDTSLCKSDSAAAAAKSGFFATFFAGLVALVSNS